From the Syngnathoides biaculeatus isolate LvHL_M chromosome 10, ASM1980259v1, whole genome shotgun sequence genome, one window contains:
- the tgfa gene encoding protransforming growth factor alpha yields MTRILWDVIFLISGALVTIGAVDATAALNTSGSRHAAASATGSSNFSFGTEASRSDSAVSVSAGPTSIAYASTSSSLTTTATISNILPAKKFVAAAVRSHFDDCPDSHRHFCFHGTCRFLILEETPACICHSGFVGMRCEHADLLAVVATKHHQQTVATVLVLCVIGCVLIIVVCTLLNCWWRQECRNGGRAHHFITEKSVHTQKHRAPCCPSESVV; encoded by the exons ATGACGCGGATATTATGGGATGTGATTTTCCTCATTAGCG GTGCGCTGGTGACAATCGGAGCCGTCGACGCCACCGCCGCTCTCAACACCTCGGGGAGCCGCCACGCAGCTGCCTCCGCGACTGGAA GTTCCAACTTTTCATTCGGAACGGAGGCGAGTCGTTCAGACTCCGCCGTCTCCGTTTCTGCCGGGCCTACGTCGATTGCGTACGCCTCAACCAGCAGCTCGCTGACGACTACCGCTACAATCTCAAACATCCTTCCGGCGAAAA AGTTTGTGGCGGCGGCTGTTCGCTCTCATTTCGATGACTGTCCCGACTCGCACCGCCACTTCTGTTTCCATGGAACGTGCCGCTTCCTGATATTGGAGGAGACGCCTGCGTGCAT ATGTCATAGCGGCTTTGTCGGGATGAGGTGCGAGCATGCGGACCTGCTGGCTGTTGTGGCCACCAAACACCATCAGCAGACCGTCGCCACCGTGCTGGTGTTGTGTGTGATTGGCTGCGTGCTCATCATCGTGGTGTGCACACTTTTAAA TTGCTGGTGGAGGCAGGAATGCCGAAACGGGGGACGCGCTCATCATTTCATCACAGAAAAGTCTGTTCACACGCAGAAGCACAGAGCGCCGTGCTGTCCTTCTGAAAGCG
- the slc2a11a gene encoding solute carrier family 2, facilitated glucose transporter member 11 isoform X1, which translates to MSHDGQQKSSSLTLVLMVASAAIGGTLQYGYNLAITNAPTTFIQTFINETFAARWAVQLEDFQVTLVWTVIVSIFSLGGLGGAIIAGPMSIRFGRKKCLLLSNIFLLSGALLALASRAAGSVEMIVLSRVLIGINAGIGMNVQPMYFGESAPKHLRGAVSLSSAVFTAFGVVLGQVVGLREILGSESRWQYLLASNAIPGLIQLLTLPWFPESPRYLLIDRGDKEACVDALRRLRGREVPSSELAEILQERAETAGARPSRPWELFRDRSVRWQLISVMVVSSAMQLCGNDSIYFYASYVFKEAGISNEQIQYVTIGTGTCEFTACIMCNLLIERKGRRFMLMGGFVLMTVWALVFTVALSFEHLISWMPYLSMACVFTYILSFGMGPPGVTGVLPTEIFTQTARPAAYMIAGSMMWLNLFIVGMIFPFLVSEMRQYCFVPFGTVCLLSALYVGLVLPETKGKSLSAITDEFHKLNFRHEEGPCGGRSRYRAGEASASTAL; encoded by the exons ATGTCGCACGATGGCCAAcaaaag AGCAGCTCTTTGACATTAGTGCTAATGGTTGCTTCTGCAGCCATTGGAGGAACTCTGCAGTACGGGTACAACCTGGCCATCACGAATGCACCCACTACT TTCATCCAGACCTTCATCAACGAGACCTTCGCGGCGCGGTGGGCCGTCCAGCTGGAGGACTTCCAGGTGACTCTGGTGTGGACCGTCATCGTCTCCATCTTCTCGTTGGGCGGCCTCGGGGGTGCAATCATCGCGGGGCCCATGTCCATTCGCTTCGGGAG GAAAAAATGCCTGCTGCTCAGCAACATTTTCCTCCTCAGCGGCGCCCTCCTGGCTTTGGCGAGTCGAGCCGCCGGGTCTGTGGAGATGATCGTCTTGTCACGTGTCCTGATCGGAATAAACGCag GAATCGGCATGAACGTGCAACCAATGTATTTTGGAGAAAGCGCACCAAAGCATCTCCGGGGGGCCGTGTCCTTGTCCTCGGCTGTTTTTACAGCTTTCGGGGTCGTGTTGGGACAAGTGGTGGGACTCAG AGAGATTTTGGGCAGTGAGTCGCGTTGGCAGTATCTCCTCGCCAGTAACGCCATTCCGGGCTTGATTCAGCTCTTGACCCTGCCCTGGTTCCCCGAAAGCCCCCGATACTTACTCATCGACAGGGGGGACAAGGAGGCCTGCGTGGACG CCCTGCGGCGGCTGCGTGGCCGCGAGGTCCCGAGCAGCGAGCTGGCCGAGATCCTGCAGGAACGAGCGGAAACCGCCGGCGCCAGGCCCAGCCGGCCCTGGGAGCTTTTCCGCGACCGCTCCGTGCGATGGCAGCTCATCTCCGTCATGGTCGTCAGCAGCGCCATGCAGCTTTGCGGCAACGACTCG ATCTACTTCTATGCATCTTATGTTTTTAAAGAGGCCGGAATATCCAACGAGCAAATCCAGTATGTCACAATCGGCACGGGCACGTGCGAGTTCACAGCCTGCATCATGTGT AACCTGCTGATCGAGCGCAAAGGTCGGAGGTTCATGCTGATGGGAGGCTTCGTCCTCATGACCGTCTGGGCCCTGGTCTTCACCGTCGCTTTGTCTTTTGAA CACCTAATATCGTGGATGCCTTACTTAAGCATGGCCTGCGTCTTCACCTACATCCTCAGCTTCGGCATGGGACCAC CTGGTGTGACCGGAGTCCTGCCCACGGAAATCTTCACTCAAACTGCTCGGCCGGCGGCCTACATGATCGCCGGCTCCATGATGTGGCTCAACCTCTTCATCGTAGGGATGATCTTTCCATTTTTAGTG AGCGAGATGCGGCAGTACTGCTTCGTGCCTTTCGGGACGGTGTGCCTGCTCTCTGCGCTCTACGTGGGGCTGGTCCTGCCGGAGACGAAGGGCAAGTCGTTGTCAGCCATCACCGACGAATTTCACAAGCTCAACTTCAGACACGAGGAGGGGCCGTGCGGCGGTCGGAGTCGGTACCGGGCGGGCGAAGCGTCCGCGTCCACTGCCTTGTAG
- the slc2a11a gene encoding solute carrier family 2, facilitated glucose transporter member 11 isoform X2: MSHDGQQKSSSLTLVLMVASAAIGGTLQYGYNLAITNAPTTFIQTFINETFAARWAVQLEDFQVTLVWTVIVSIFSLGGLGGAIIAGPMSIRFGRKKCLLLSNIFLLSGALLALASRAAGSVEMIVLSRVLIGINAGIGMNVQPMYFGESAPKHLRGAVSLSSAVFTAFGVVLGQVVGLREILGSESRWQYLLASNAIPGLIQLLTLPWFPESPRYLLIDRGDKEACVDALRRLRGREVPSSELAEILQERAETAGARPSRPWELFRDRSVRWQLISVMVVSSAMQLCGNDSIYFYASYVFKEAGISNEQIQYVTIGTGTCEFTACIMCHLISWMPYLSMACVFTYILSFGMGPPGVTGVLPTEIFTQTARPAAYMIAGSMMWLNLFIVGMIFPFLVSEMRQYCFVPFGTVCLLSALYVGLVLPETKGKSLSAITDEFHKLNFRHEEGPCGGRSRYRAGEASASTAL, translated from the exons ATGTCGCACGATGGCCAAcaaaag AGCAGCTCTTTGACATTAGTGCTAATGGTTGCTTCTGCAGCCATTGGAGGAACTCTGCAGTACGGGTACAACCTGGCCATCACGAATGCACCCACTACT TTCATCCAGACCTTCATCAACGAGACCTTCGCGGCGCGGTGGGCCGTCCAGCTGGAGGACTTCCAGGTGACTCTGGTGTGGACCGTCATCGTCTCCATCTTCTCGTTGGGCGGCCTCGGGGGTGCAATCATCGCGGGGCCCATGTCCATTCGCTTCGGGAG GAAAAAATGCCTGCTGCTCAGCAACATTTTCCTCCTCAGCGGCGCCCTCCTGGCTTTGGCGAGTCGAGCCGCCGGGTCTGTGGAGATGATCGTCTTGTCACGTGTCCTGATCGGAATAAACGCag GAATCGGCATGAACGTGCAACCAATGTATTTTGGAGAAAGCGCACCAAAGCATCTCCGGGGGGCCGTGTCCTTGTCCTCGGCTGTTTTTACAGCTTTCGGGGTCGTGTTGGGACAAGTGGTGGGACTCAG AGAGATTTTGGGCAGTGAGTCGCGTTGGCAGTATCTCCTCGCCAGTAACGCCATTCCGGGCTTGATTCAGCTCTTGACCCTGCCCTGGTTCCCCGAAAGCCCCCGATACTTACTCATCGACAGGGGGGACAAGGAGGCCTGCGTGGACG CCCTGCGGCGGCTGCGTGGCCGCGAGGTCCCGAGCAGCGAGCTGGCCGAGATCCTGCAGGAACGAGCGGAAACCGCCGGCGCCAGGCCCAGCCGGCCCTGGGAGCTTTTCCGCGACCGCTCCGTGCGATGGCAGCTCATCTCCGTCATGGTCGTCAGCAGCGCCATGCAGCTTTGCGGCAACGACTCG ATCTACTTCTATGCATCTTATGTTTTTAAAGAGGCCGGAATATCCAACGAGCAAATCCAGTATGTCACAATCGGCACGGGCACGTGCGAGTTCACAGCCTGCATCATGTGT CACCTAATATCGTGGATGCCTTACTTAAGCATGGCCTGCGTCTTCACCTACATCCTCAGCTTCGGCATGGGACCAC CTGGTGTGACCGGAGTCCTGCCCACGGAAATCTTCACTCAAACTGCTCGGCCGGCGGCCTACATGATCGCCGGCTCCATGATGTGGCTCAACCTCTTCATCGTAGGGATGATCTTTCCATTTTTAGTG AGCGAGATGCGGCAGTACTGCTTCGTGCCTTTCGGGACGGTGTGCCTGCTCTCTGCGCTCTACGTGGGGCTGGTCCTGCCGGAGACGAAGGGCAAGTCGTTGTCAGCCATCACCGACGAATTTCACAAGCTCAACTTCAGACACGAGGAGGGGCCGTGCGGCGGTCGGAGTCGGTACCGGGCGGGCGAAGCGTCCGCGTCCACTGCCTTGTAG